A genomic segment from Melanotaenia boesemani isolate fMelBoe1 chromosome 9, fMelBoe1.pri, whole genome shotgun sequence encodes:
- the neu4 gene encoding sialidase-4, producing the protein MRSPYFPARSVLFHKEANGVTYRVPALLYLTRFRSFLAFCEERLSPSDSHAHLLVMRKGTFYRNYVEWEDISVLGTAFLPGHRSMNPCPVYDEFTGTLFLFFIAVLGHTSESYQLVTGKNVTRLCYITSADGGNTWSPVTDLTKRVIGDTIKDWATFALGPGHGIQLKSGRLLIPAYAYHIECKECFGQLCLTTPHAFCFHSDTHGRSWRFGEPIPTPESVECQMVSVDEEDGTNVLYCNARSPLGYRVQALSLDDGAVFQEGQLVQRLVEPRNGCHGSIVGFPAPLDLYQNLNDHLQHPVYHLRHWTSCLTNSDHKLTHSSSVASLSPNSSSSCMAAPPRSNITSASISFLSPHNDASPDFLTPTWVVYSHPTLTTARKDLGVFLSLFPRDPDSWHGPWVIYEGPSAYSDLAYLELSPSPGAPPAVAFACLFECGTKTAYDEICFSIFTLYELIDHLPRDVQLQNERCSNTARSVSVGLQVNHVKKKRRKTKLMQMCSVS; encoded by the exons ATGAGATCGCCCTATTTCCCAGCAAGATCTGTGCTTTTCCACAAGGAGGCCAATGGAGTGACATACAGAGTTCCAGCTTTGCTCTACTTGACCCGCTTCAGATCCTTTCTGGCCTTCTGTGAAGAGAGACTCAGCCCATCTGACTCTCATGCTCACCTGCTTGTCATGAGGAAAGGCACTTTCTACAGGAACTACGTGGAG TGGGAAGACATTTCTGTTTTGGGCACTGCCTTCCTGCCAGGCCACCGGTCTATGAATCCATGCCCAGTGTACGATGAGTTCACAGGCACACTCTTCCTGTTCTTCATTGCTGTTCTTGGACACACGTCTGAATCTTACCAGCTGGTGACAGGGAAGAATGTGACTCGACTCTGCTACATCACCAGCGCTGATGGTGGGAACACCTGGAGCCCAGTCACTGACCTCACCAAGAGGGTTATTGGAGACACTATTAAAG ATTGGGCCACATTTGCTCTGGGCCCAGGCCATGGAATCCAGCTCAAGTCAGGTCGTCTGCTCATTCCTGCTTATGCTTATCACATTGAGTGCAAAGAGTGCTTCGGTCAGCTCTGCCTGACCACTCCTCATGCCTTCTGCTTTCACAGCGACACCCACGGGAGAAGCTGGCGTTTTGGAGAGCCAATCCCAACTCCAGAGAGTGTGGAGTGTCAGATGGTGTctgtagatgaagaggatggtacTAATGTATTGTACTGTAATGCACGCAGCCCCCTGGGATACAGGGTGCAGGCCCTCAGTCTGGATGATGGAGCAGTGTTTCAGGAGGGGCAGCTGGTACAGCGGCTGGTTGAGCCTCGAAATGGTTGCCATGGCAGTATTGTTGGATTTCCTGCCCCGCTGGATCTATATCAAAATCTTAATGATCACTTGCAGCATCCTGTATACCACCTGAGACACTGGACATCCTGCTTGACTAACAGTGATCACAAGTTGACACACAGCAGCTCTGTAGCATCACTGTCCCCAAACAGCTCCAGCAGCTGCATGGCGGCACCTCCACGCTCAAACATTACTTCTGCTTCCATCAGCTTTTTGTCACCCCACAATGATGCCTCTCCAGATTTCCTAACTCCGACCTGGGTAGTATACTCCCATCCAACATTGACCACTGCACGGAAGGATCTGGGTGTGTTCCTCAGCTTGTTTCCTCGTGATCCTGACAGCTGGCATGGCCCCTGGGTGATCTACGAGGGTCCCAGTGCTTACTCTGACCTGGCCTACCTGGAGTTGTCACCCTCACCTGGAGCACCGCCAGCTGTGGCCTTCGCCTGCCTGTTCGAGTGCGGCACCAAAACGGCCTATGATGAAATCTGCTTTAGCATCTTCACCCTTTACGAGCTTATAGACCATCTTCCCAGGGATGTACAGCTGCAAAATGAGAGGTGCAGCAATACGGCTCGAAGTGTATCAGTTGGTCTGCAGGTGAatcatgtgaaaaaaaagagaagaaagaccAAGCTGATGCAGATGTGCTCTGTGTCTTAA
- the lxn gene encoding latexin isoform X1, which translates to MGLKSIIFLIVLVGVRGSPTSKTASADMLASSKIMLETAKETGEKSTLPVEVVEEDVMATGELNPNHYPAQRAAKVVQHYLNTRYGSPYRLFGLHQVHSGNAEDVSNSGRRYQLEISVHEIISNKTQKCSAEVFFPQGEGPLLAEVQASPCDELLHIDTKLQEEALYQQYRNNQSLLSAQNLPDSYGHIEPDMKPFWHLAIVASSFIMLKESTENTLYNLAQVASIKQLATENEQLKFECHVLLHEMVSQEIPQWKLQFTWSSAGGVNVLEKEQLPHCHSCEKAQNSS; encoded by the exons ATGGGGCTGAAGAGCATCATATTTTTGATTGTGTTAGTGGGGGTGAGAGGGAGCCCCACTTCCAAGACTGCTTCAGCAGACATGTTGGCCAGTTCCAAAATTATGCTTGAGACAGCAAAGGAAACAGGAGAG AAATCAACATTACCTGTGGAGGTTGTTGAGGAGGATGTGATGGCAACTGGCGAGCTGAACCCCAATCACTACCCAGCTCAGAGGGCAGCAAAGGTGGTCCAACACTACCTCAACACTCGCTACGGCTCCCCATACAGATTGTTCGGACTGCATCAGGTCCACAGTGGAAACGCAGAG GATGTGTCAAACTCTGGAAGACGGTATCAGCTGGAGATTTCAGTGCACGAAATCATCAGCAAT aaaacacagaagtgCTCAGCAGAGGTTTTCTTTCCACAAGGAGAAGGGCCACTCTTAGCAGAAGTTCAGGCCTCGCCGTGTGACGAACTGCTTCACATCGACACAAAACTTCAGGAGGAGGCCTTATATCAGCAGTACAGGAATAATCAAAGCCTGCTTTCGGCACAGAATTTACCTG ATAGCTACGGTCACATTGAGCCTGACATGAAACCTTTCTGGCACCTTGCCATTGTGGCCTCCAGCTTTATCATGCTGAAAGAATCCACAGAAAACACTCTGTACAACCTGGCTCAGGTGGCCAGCATCAAACAGCTG GCAACTGAGAACGAGCAGCTGAAGTTTGAATGTCACGTACTGCTGCACGAGATGGTGTCTCAG GAAATCCCTCAGTGGAAGCTGCAGTTCACCTGGTCTTCTGCAGGGGGCGTCAACGTGCTGGAGAAGGAGCAACTGCCTCACTGCCACAGTTGTGAAAAAGCTCAAAACTCAAGCTAA
- the lxn gene encoding latexin isoform X2: protein MATGELNPNHYPAQRAAKVVQHYLNTRYGSPYRLFGLHQVHSGNAEDVSNSGRRYQLEISVHEIISNKTQKCSAEVFFPQGEGPLLAEVQASPCDELLHIDTKLQEEALYQQYRNNQSLLSAQNLPDSYGHIEPDMKPFWHLAIVASSFIMLKESTENTLYNLAQVASIKQLATENEQLKFECHVLLHEMVSQEIPQWKLQFTWSSAGGVNVLEKEQLPHCHSCEKAQNSS, encoded by the exons ATGGCAACTGGCGAGCTGAACCCCAATCACTACCCAGCTCAGAGGGCAGCAAAGGTGGTCCAACACTACCTCAACACTCGCTACGGCTCCCCATACAGATTGTTCGGACTGCATCAGGTCCACAGTGGAAACGCAGAG GATGTGTCAAACTCTGGAAGACGGTATCAGCTGGAGATTTCAGTGCACGAAATCATCAGCAAT aaaacacagaagtgCTCAGCAGAGGTTTTCTTTCCACAAGGAGAAGGGCCACTCTTAGCAGAAGTTCAGGCCTCGCCGTGTGACGAACTGCTTCACATCGACACAAAACTTCAGGAGGAGGCCTTATATCAGCAGTACAGGAATAATCAAAGCCTGCTTTCGGCACAGAATTTACCTG ATAGCTACGGTCACATTGAGCCTGACATGAAACCTTTCTGGCACCTTGCCATTGTGGCCTCCAGCTTTATCATGCTGAAAGAATCCACAGAAAACACTCTGTACAACCTGGCTCAGGTGGCCAGCATCAAACAGCTG GCAACTGAGAACGAGCAGCTGAAGTTTGAATGTCACGTACTGCTGCACGAGATGGTGTCTCAG GAAATCCCTCAGTGGAAGCTGCAGTTCACCTGGTCTTCTGCAGGGGGCGTCAACGTGCTGGAGAAGGAGCAACTGCCTCACTGCCACAGTTGTGAAAAAGCTCAAAACTCAAGCTAA